The Streptococcus sp. VT 162 genome has a window encoding:
- a CDS encoding DNA polymerase, translating into MGYFDYSREPKSDIAFVDMKSFYASVECVKRGLHPLKTSLCVMSRADNSTGLILASSPMFKKIFGKSNVGRAYDLPFDFKTRKFSYYNAQKQGLPTDSNYVRYIEDWAQVTLIVPPRMDEYIAVNMEIQRIFQNYGSPDDIYPYSIDEGFIDLTSSLNYFIPDKSLSRKDKLDLLSARIQRDIWRQTGIYSTVGMSNANPLLAKLALDNEAKHTPTMRANWSYQDVEEKVWAIPKMTDFWGIGRRMEKRLHALGIFSIRELATSNPDQLQKALGQAGLRLWFHANGIDESNVHRPYKAKSKGLGNSQILPRDYVKLRDIEIILREMAEQVAIRLRRAGKKTTLVSLYVGFSKQEVRPSIHTQMKVEPTNNTAVLTDHVLKLFHNKYTSGAVRSVGVNYSGFVDESFGLISLFDDVDKLEKEERLQTAIDSIREQFGFTSLLKANALEEASRSLARSKLIGGHSAGGLDGLK; encoded by the coding sequence ATGGGCTACTTTGATTATTCCAGAGAGCCCAAAAGTGACATTGCCTTTGTCGATATGAAATCTTTTTATGCCAGTGTTGAGTGTGTGAAAAGAGGCTTGCATCCGCTGAAGACCTCGCTTTGTGTCATGAGTCGCGCGGATAATTCAACTGGTCTTATCCTAGCCTCCTCTCCCATGTTTAAGAAGATTTTTGGCAAGTCCAATGTTGGCCGGGCCTATGATCTGCCTTTTGATTTCAAAACGCGCAAATTTTCCTATTACAATGCTCAAAAGCAAGGCTTGCCGACTGACTCAAACTATGTTCGCTACATCGAAGATTGGGCTCAAGTGACTTTGATTGTGCCACCTAGGATGGATGAGTACATCGCGGTCAATATGGAAATCCAGCGAATCTTCCAAAATTATGGCAGTCCAGATGATATTTATCCCTACTCTATCGATGAGGGCTTTATCGATCTGACTAGTTCGCTCAACTATTTCATCCCAGACAAGAGTCTCTCTCGCAAAGACAAGCTGGATCTGCTTTCTGCTCGCATCCAGAGGGATATTTGGAGGCAGACAGGGATCTACTCTACAGTGGGTATGTCCAATGCCAATCCCTTACTGGCCAAGTTGGCTCTGGATAATGAGGCCAAACACACCCCGACCATGAGGGCCAACTGGTCTTACCAGGATGTGGAAGAGAAGGTCTGGGCTATTCCCAAGATGACGGATTTTTGGGGGATTGGCAGGCGGATGGAGAAACGCTTGCATGCTCTGGGGATTTTTTCCATCAGAGAATTGGCCACCAGTAATCCAGACCAGCTACAGAAGGCTCTGGGTCAGGCTGGCCTGCGTTTGTGGTTTCATGCTAACGGGATTGATGAGAGCAATGTTCACAGGCCCTATAAAGCCAAGTCCAAAGGGTTGGGGAATTCTCAAATCTTGCCGAGAGACTACGTAAAGCTACGGGATATCGAAATTATTCTCCGAGAAATGGCGGAGCAGGTGGCTATTAGACTGAGAAGGGCGGGCAAGAAAACAACCCTTGTCTCTCTCTATGTTGGTTTCTCTAAGCAGGAGGTTAGGCCGTCTATTCACACACAAATGAAGGTCGAACCGACTAATAATACTGCTGTTTTAACAGACCACGTTTTGAAGCTATTTCATAATAAATACACTTCTGGAGCGGTCAGAAGTGTCGGAGTCAACTATTCAGGATTTGTGGACGAGTCCTTTGGCCTGATCTCCCTCTTTGATGATGTTGACAAGTTAGAAAAAGAAGAAAGGCTCCAGACAGCCATTGACTCCATTCGGGAACAATTTGGTTTTACCTCCCTCTTAAAGGCCAATGCACTGGAAGAAGCCTCTAGGAGTCTTGCCAGAAGCAAGCTGATTGGGGGGCATTCTGCTGGAGGATTAGATGGACTAAAATGA
- a CDS encoding DNA-binding protein, translated as MYQPEKLKARRKELKLTQKEIAEELGISFQAYSAWERGIKEPSKEKVAQLEKILKVAKGYFTQIEIVRLYNSLSKQGKDKVVLYARNLAQEEQTQKVTTMPERLYEYRVYERMSAGIGASVYGDQNFDTVYFNEELAHDFASWVSGDSMEPKYQNGSVALIRETGFDYDGAVYAVVCNNQTYIKRVYREEDGLRLVSINPKYKDIFISYEEDPRIVGIIVGNFVPMEG; from the coding sequence ATGTACCAACCAGAAAAACTCAAGGCTCGGAGAAAAGAGTTAAAATTGACACAGAAGGAAATTGCAGAGGAATTAGGGATTAGTTTTCAGGCTTACTCGGCTTGGGAACGTGGAATTAAGGAACCATCCAAGGAGAAGGTTGCCCAGCTAGAGAAGATTTTAAAAGTTGCAAAAGGCTATTTTACTCAGATCGAGATTGTCCGTCTCTACAATAGCCTCTCCAAGCAAGGGAAGGACAAGGTTGTGCTCTATGCTCGCAACCTGGCTCAAGAAGAACAAACACAGAAGGTGACGACCATGCCAGAGCGCCTCTACGAGTACCGTGTCTATGAACGCATGTCAGCAGGGATTGGGGCTTCGGTCTACGGTGACCAGAATTTTGATACGGTCTACTTTAACGAGGAGTTGGCCCATGATTTTGCATCTTGGGTATCTGGGGACTCTATGGAACCTAAATATCAAAATGGTTCAGTGGCTCTGATTCGGGAAACAGGATTTGACTATGATGGGGCAGTTTATGCAGTAGTCTGCAACAACCAGACCTATATCAAACGGGTCTATCGGGAGGAAGATGGTTTGCGTCTGGTTTCTATAAATCCTAAATACAAGGACATTTTCATCTCCTATGAGGAAGATCCTCGGATTGTAGGGATTATCGTTGGGAACTTTGTGCCGATGGAGGGTTAG